GTTGTGTTGATGAGCATGAGAGAGGCATAACAAGCATCAACCAGCGGCATTCGGCCAGAGAAACAGCTCCCAAGATGGTACTGACGAGCAGACAACCGTATCAGTTGAGATAATCATACGAGACAGCGCATTGCCTCATCTGTCGCCATTTTCATGCTTCGGTTGTGTTCCaaccttggccagcttgtcgAGGAACTGAATTCGGGTTTCAGCTTCGGTTTGGCCAAGCGCCAGAGACATGTGTGAAAGAACTCCGGGATGGCCAATGTACGAGGCATACGAGTCACGGGCTACGTTGGTCTGCCATTCTTGTTTTGTGGTATCTGGGTTTCCCACGCCGAGGTACCGGGACTGTGAGAGCTGGAAGAGCTGTTGTTCTCGGAGTTTGTCAGCCTGTGTTAGTAAGGATGAGTGATGGAAAGTAGAGGTGATGTATTCTGTGGGCGATGTATTCCGTGGGCGATGTATTCTGTGGGCAATGTATTCTGTGGGAGATGCGTTCCTTTACATCCGCTGGCAACTGTCTGGCTGAAACTGACTGAATCAACAAGCACGAGTGTGATCGTCGGATTGAAAAGGGCACATTTGCACCGTCACAGATCAGCCCAGTAAACAGCAGCCGTATTGGCCTGGACACAAACATATCTATCCACGTTTGTAAGTTCACACGAACTGGACTCAGGAGTCTGGAGTGAGGGAAGAATACCGCCAAACATTTGTAACGTTTGCAACGCAACAACGGTCTATGAAGTGAACACAAAGTCACTCCTTAGACGGGAGCCACAACGAAACTAATCGATAGTGTCCTGTCAGTCTCGTTTTTCTAGGTCTATAGCGGCGGCTGAAGTCCGTTCCTGTTCGTACTCACCATTGTTGTATTGTTGACTGTGTGAGTGTTGATTGAGTATTAGTGAACCTGCTTGTCGCTGTCTGTCGCGGTGCTGTCTGTCGCGGTGCTGTCTGTCGCGGTATTATCTTTCGCGGTATTATCTTTCGCGGTATTATCTTTCGCGGTGTCGGTCGCTTTCGTGGTGTTCGTCTCGCTCGATCGTCTTTGTCGAAAATAGTGTGGTTTAAATTACTGCAGCTGCACACTGAAAAGCTACTGCTGGTGCCACGAGCCTATTTTGCATTTCTATCATCACACACACTGCAACACCCAGCATCACACACGACTCGGGCGCTTATAATGACGGACTTGGCTTCGTCTTTGCTTGCAAGCACCCACCAGTTTGTGACCCAATCGATCATCGACGACTGGAACACCAGCGGCCGCGATGAATTGTGAGTATCTACGACGGAAGACCCGGGGAGGGGCAGGTGATCTGGACGATATCAGTGCAACAGAGAAGCGCGATCTGCTCCCATTATCACGTGGATCGATGGAGACCGACATTCATCAGACGTTGTTAGTTGTGTTGGACTCATCGGACGTTAGTTGGACATTCATCAGCCGTCATCGGTTATGCTGTGGTTGATTGTATAAGTTGAAGGTTGCAACTTGGATGTGATGAAAGAACGGGAAGAAAACTGCGTTGACAAAATTGCGGTCACAAAATTGCGGTGACAATCTGCCGTTTCATCGACCACTAAGCAACCACATTCGCACTGTGTCGTCTTAGTTGCATACCTAGGTTGAAGCGGTGCGGTAATACACTCGCCAAACGATTTTGCCGATTCACCCGCTCGTTCAGAGACCAACTGCAAACATTCCTCCAGCCCCTATCGTCCAACCGCCACTCCATTCCATCTTACACATCGCCATTCATctactaacacagactcGACGTGATCCGACGCAACGTCGACGGCGACAGCATCACCCTCGTGAAGATTCTCATAGAGCTCTTCGGCAACATTATCGACGGCTCCCTCACCCTTGATGAACGTCTGGCCAGCGTATTCGAGGAAGTGCTCACCTTGCCCTTCCCAAACGCCGAACAGACGCTGCTCATGatgttctccttctttggATACCACGAGTCGCTGTCAAAACTCCCCAAGTTGCTCGAAAACACGATATCGACGTCCTCGTGGATGCTCTATGTCAACGACGGCAACCTGTTGACCCAAATCGGCATAGTTTCACCCATGTTTGAAAAGAAAATTATCAGAGAACGAACCACAATCTTCTACAGACAGCGACGACACAACCTGCTTCGAGAGGAGACAGAGGGATACTCCAAGCTGATGGTGGAGCTAAGCAATGTTGTTGCGGCATCCAAACACATTAGGGACACTGCCAAACTCGCCGCTGAGACTGCTGCGAACATCGTCTCGCTTATCGGATACTTTCACCTCGATCCCATCCGTACGCTGGACATTTTTCTCAACGTGTTCATTCTCGACATTACATACACCTCGGAGGTGATGATTGAGGTTCTAGCACAGACGCCGTTTTGGGAGGAAGGTGTCCCCAACTACGAGGCTGCCCAGCTGTTGGGTATGAAGCTGGTTGGAGCAAACGCCGCTCAGCATGGAAAGCAGTCGGGGAACACATGTGCTGCGGTGGCGCTGTTGATCCAGCGGGGCTTCATCAAGTTCGAAGCCATTTATCCTTTTCTGGAGCCTCTCGAATCTCAGGTCACTGCCCAGAAGGATCTCTACTACGAGGAGCTGAGAAACAAGCCCTCGGTTTCGGGAATGGCTTCGCTTGGTAATGCTCTGGCCATGGTTCAGTttgatggagaaggaggagataCTGATGCTGtagaagaagaggtggtcACCCTTGACCCTACCATTCACACACATCTTCTGCAAGCCCTCTTGACACGTGGAATCATGGAGCCCTCTTTTTTCATCCTTTCCAAGTTCCCGTGGCTTCCTGGTGCCTTCCCCTTGGTGTCCAGACTCATCTACCGGCTGTTTGAGGGCGGCTTGTCACCTCTCTACGACGCATACAGACCGTTTGAAGAAGTGAATGAGCTTACACAGGTCAAAAAGCTTCCCTCTCAGTCTAACGACTCTGTTCTTACAACTCCGCGACCCCGAGTGGGTATGTCGCAACCCTGTATATATCCCTTCGACAGTGAAGGCGGAGAGACTCGATTTTTCGACACTACCGACAGTTGGAAAGAAGCTGTGGTTCccgtcaacaacaaggaaGAGTTGATGGATCAATCTAAGCGACTAATCGGCTTGACAGGACCGCATTTGTGCTACAATCTTCGTCTGTTTGCAAAGCTGTGCAGAATCGCTACCGCCTGTCTATCACAGGACCCCTCCTGGTGGTACGACTACCTACGGCTGTTCATTTTACCATCTGTAGCCCTCATTTCCACCAATCCTCTTGCTCTTGCTGAGGTATTCAAGGTGGTGAAACAGTTTCCCGCAGATGTGCGGTTCCGGCTCTATGGAGAATGGAACTTTGGCATCCTCAAAAGCTGTCCCGAGCTGCGCATTGCAACTTTGAACACGGAAAAAGAGACGAAACGGGTGCTGAAGCGGCTGAGTAAGCAGAATGTTCGTGAGATGATGCGTAAGCTGGCGAAAATCAGCTACGCGAACCCTCTGCCCACATTCACGGCTTTTGTCTCACAGGTTGAATCGTACGACAATCTGTCTGATCTTGTGGTCGAAGCCGCTAAATACTTTACAGATCTTGGATGGGACGCTCTACCGTTTGTGATCATTCTCCAGCTCACATCTAGTGGTCgagatactgtacagaaaGACGGTCTGAACGACAGAAAGTGGTTGCAGAGTCTCGCACACTTCACGGGCCGGCTTTGCAGTCGATACTCTGTCATGATGGACTGCTGGCCCATTTTCGATCTGCTCATCAAGCAGCTTCATTGCCAGGATTCGTCAATGTTGGTTGTGCTGAGAGAGATTCTGGTTTCCATGACTGGAGTagctcagcagcagaacatTTCACCCGAGCAGGCCCTCAATCTCGGCTTTTCTCCTCAGCTGAAGTACTCAGTCTTCAAGGTAATTGGTGATAGTCgtctggacaaggagaagccaGCCAACCGACTTTTCAACACTCTTGGAGGACAGCGGGCACTGGAGCTATTCATTCTTCTTGCCCAGACCCAGCAGAAACTCGCATTCTTACCTGACAACAGTTCTGTTCATCAAAAGGTTCTTGCTCTGCGTCACGATGAGGTCACCGGAGTGCTGAACCAGTACATCGAGGCTGTTACATGGTTCGTAAAGCCGCTAGAAAAGTTTGCAGCGACGTTTGCCTCAGTGGTTGACCTAGTCACCAAGTACGACGTGTCTCCAGCATATGCGTTTGCTCTGTGGCGGCCAATGTTGAGCCAGCAGATCAAGTCCGACCCTTCCGTGCTTAAAAGTCTCCGAGACGGCCTTCCATCTCCTGAACACATTTCTCCCTCGCTTTATGTGACCTTCTGGCAGTTGTCACTCTACGATATTTACTACGACCACGGAGTCTATGAAGCTGAGCTTGCTCGTCTGagcaagtccaagaagagcagcaATGCTGGAGAACTGGCTGACGAAGATAAGACACACACTCTGCACAATATGAAGACCAAGATTCGTCTTTCAGCCGAAAAAGACTCTTATTTCCCCTGTGAAATGGACATCGCATCCGACGGAGCCAAGATTCTGCGTAAGATGCAGATTTCTGAGCTTCTGGCTTCCTGTGTGCTTCCTCGAGCCATTCTGTCAGCTGTGGATGCTTTGTACTCTGCTCACTTTGTCATTACTCTTCATCAGCTTGGAACCCTCAACTTTTCGACTTTGGGCGTTCTCGACCAGATCTTCAACTCCCAGCTGCTTGTCCCAACATTGTACACGTGCACAGCTGGCGAGACCGAAAACCTGGGCTTATTCTACCACGAGATTCTTGCCATTCTCAACTCCTGGCGtgccaagcccgaggagtACGTGGCTGAGGGTCTCGGAGGTCTGACGGGCACCTCTGGGGAGGCTGCTGGAACATACCGATTCCCAGGCTTCCGACTGGCTTACGGTATTGGAGAtaacaagaaggaaaacaTGCTGGACCATGACATGCTGAGAACCGTGGTGGAAAAGTGGCACCGAAAAATCCACATCACTGTTGCGGAGTGCCTCTCCCGAGACGACTACATGAGCCGTCGTAAcgccatcatcttcttgcGGTCTGTTGTGGGCGAGTTCCCTCTTGTGGCGGGCCATGGTGTTGATGTGTCCAAGAGATTGGAAAAGATTGCCAAGACAGAGACACGAGAAGACATCAAGCTGGCTGCGCTAAGTTTGcttggccacgtgacccgaaCAGAGGTGTCGTGGATCGAGGTCTACGATTTCAAGCCCATGAAAGAGGAGGATCGTAAGGTCGAAATGGCCAAGGCTAATAAGCGGGTTATGGCTCGCAagaaggccattgaggatgccaaggagaaggctgcaCTTGATGTGGAGCGCCGAGAGAaggagtcacgtgaatctGCCAAGCCTGAGGCGCGTGACGCTCAACGtgattcacgtgacctggaCAAGGCCCGTGATGTGGAGTCTCGGGTTTCCTCAGCTCGGTCTTCTCGTGCCACTTCCCCTCGACGAGAGCGGGAGCGAGAACGGGAGCGAGAGCGGGAGCAGCGCAACAAGGAGCGTATCCGTGATCGAGAGCGGGATCCTAGAGATTCTAGAGACCTGCGTGATCCACGTGATGGACGTGATAGCCGGGATGCCCGagattcacgtgatggaCGTGAAAGCCGAGATGGGCGTGATGCCCGTGAGGGTCGCGATTCCCGTGATGGTCGCGATTCCCGTGACTCTAGAGACTCTAGAGACTCCAGGGACTCGCGAGATTCGCGAGAGTCGGACCGGAAGCGACGTCGAggcaaggaggagcctgcTTCGCTTCCCGCCAAGCCTCCTGTTCGCCCTCGAGGCGACGGTGGTAGTTCGCGTGACGGAAGCTCTCGTGATGGTAGCTCCAGAGACCAGCCCCCACGTGACGTTCCCGTCCGGGATGCGCCTCGGCGATTTGGAGATTCGGAGAACCTCTCCATTGAATCTCGTATGAGCAGGCGAGCAGGTGGTGGCGAGTCTGACACTGTTCCGCCTCCCCCACCTCCTCCCAGTGGTCCTCGAAGCTCACGTGAACGAGAGCGTGAGGCGCGAGCTCGAGAGCGAGAAAGAGATGCAGCCTCCGGAGCTATTCCCTCTCGACCGGCTCGGGATCGAGAACGCGAACGTGATCAGCGCAACAAGGAGCGTGAAAATGACCGTGAGCGAGACCGACGTCGAGCCGAGGATCCCAACAGGATTCAGATTGGGCGTGCTGTGCGAGAGacgagaggaggagtaaGTGGAAGCGGAGGAAGTGCTGGTAGTGGAAGTGGCTCGTCCAGAGATGCTGCATCTAGAGACAGTGCATCCAGAGATGGTCCCTCCAGAGACGGTTCTTCGCGGGACAACGGatcttcacgtgaccctgGGTCTCGAGACTCCTCGTCGAGGGACAACGGCTCGTCGTCCCGTTCGTGGAACAGAGAGCCTCCTCGAGAGCCTCGTCGGGGTTCTTCCAATGGTGATGGACGGTTCTCGTCTCGAAAGCATTCGTCATCTACCCAGGACGACTCTCGGGGAGAGAAGCGACGTCGAATGGGTAGATAGATGGAAGAAAATGGATAGAGATAATAATCATTTAATTGTACTTATTCGTAATTGTATGAAACTTTTGACAACAGTAaaaatacttgtatattTATCTGCActaataaaaaaaaaccatgGGCAATTTTTTCTCAACAAAATAGTGTTAAGATTGGATGATTGTTAGTTAAAGACAACTCTTAGGTATCGACTAGACATTTGTGATCCAATTTGATGGTATCAATAAATACTGTGttataatatatatataatatatcAGCAAGAATACCTATAGCCAGTAGAATTGCCCAAAGACAATACAATCCATCGACATGTAACATATGGCCAATCCTCTGGCGTCACCCTGAAGCCGTCCACCTGGAGTCATATCATAGAGTGTCTGGTGTATTTGAAGATTAAATGTTCCTAGAATGAATTAACGATCTTCTAAATCACTCTTCAACCAGCAGAATCCGATCATGGTTCTCATTTTGACGGTTGGATTTGGTTCAGTATTTTCTGTTGCTTAGTCATCATATCTGCAGAGATTCCAATTGACGTGCTATATGGACACAAGTGCTATCATTGGACTGATCTCGTTCGTTTCTGTTCCAGTAGAGTGATTCGACCGTATGAACAAATCAGCTCTTGCAAACCGGACTGCATTGTTACCACCCGTAAAACTCTCCCTTTTGGTCCAAGTAATATCAACAGAGTTTGTTATCATTACTGCGAAATTTGTTAGCACTTTGTAAAGCAACGAGTATTCTCATAGTGTAACGTACCAGCCTCCAACTATACCTGCAGCGTCACTGACACCAATCAGACGTGAAACTTGAAGTGAAATCAAGCACTCCGGTTGTACACATGAGTTCACCACTGGTCCACTAACCTCCACCTTTCATTGTCACACGACTAGCGAGATCAAGAATGTAGCATGGGGTTGTCCACCGAATGCTACGAAGACGTTCTGTACTCTGTGGTCACAGCACTCGGCGTAAGAGTAAGATTATGAGAAGA
The Yarrowia lipolytica chromosome 1A, complete sequence genome window above contains:
- a CDS encoding uncharacterized protein (Compare to YALI0A16566g, some similarities with wi|NCU02000.1 Neurospora crassa NCU02000.1 hypothetical protein, similar to Saccharomyces cerevisiae YSF3 (YNL138W-A); ancestral locus Anc_2.126), translated to MADKLREQQLFQLSQSRYLGVGNPDTTKQEWQTNVARDSYASYIGHPGVLSHMSLALGQTEAETRIQFLDKLAKVGTQPKHENGDR
- a CDS encoding uncharacterized protein (Compare to YALI0A16588g, weakly similar to uniprot|P53552 Saccharomyces cerevisiae YNL139c RLR1 regulatory protein, similar to Saccharomyces cerevisiae RLR1 (YNL139C); ancestral locus Anc_2.125) produces the protein MTDLASSLLASTHQFVTQSIIDDWNTSGRDELLDVIRRNVDGDSITLVKILIELFGNIIDGSLTLDERLASVFEEVLTLPFPNAEQTLLMMFSFFGYHESLSKLPKLLENTISTSSWMLYVNDGNLLTQIGIVSPMFEKKIIRERTTIFYRQRRHNLLREETEGYSKLMVELSNVVAASKHIRDTAKLAAETAANIVSLIGYFHLDPIRTLDIFLNVFILDITYTSEVMIEVLAQTPFWEEGVPNYEAAQLLGMKLVGANAAQHGKQSGNTCAAVALLIQRGFIKFEAIYPFLEPLESQVTAQKDLYYEELRNKPSVSGMASLGNALAMVQFDGEGGDTDAVEEEVVTLDPTIHTHLLQALLTRGIMEPSFFILSKFPWLPGAFPLVSRLIYRLFEGGLSPLYDAYRPFEEVNELTQVKKLPSQSNDSVLTTPRPRVGMSQPCIYPFDSEGGETRFFDTTDSWKEAVVPVNNKEELMDQSKRLIGLTGPHLCYNLRLFAKLCRIATACLSQDPSWWYDYLRLFILPSVALISTNPLALAEVFKVVKQFPADVRFRLYGEWNFGILKSCPELRIATLNTEKETKRVLKRLSKQNVREMMRKLAKISYANPLPTFTAFVSQVESYDNLSDLVVEAAKYFTDLGWDALPFVIILQLTSSGRDTVQKDGLNDRKWLQSLAHFTGRLCSRYSVMMDCWPIFDLLIKQLHCQDSSMLVVLREILVSMTGVAQQQNISPEQALNLGFSPQLKYSVFKVIGDSRLDKEKPANRLFNTLGGQRALELFILLAQTQQKLAFLPDNSSVHQKVLALRHDEVTGVLNQYIEAVTWFVKPLEKFAATFASVVDLVTKYDVSPAYAFALWRPMLSQQIKSDPSVLKSLRDGLPSPEHISPSLYVTFWQLSLYDIYYDHGVYEAELARLSKSKKSSNAGELADEDKTHTLHNMKTKIRLSAEKDSYFPCEMDIASDGAKILRKMQISELLASCVLPRAILSAVDALYSAHFVITLHQLGTLNFSTLGVLDQIFNSQLLVPTLYTCTAGETENLGLFYHEILAILNSWRAKPEEYVAEGLGGLTGTSGEAAGTYRFPGFRLAYGIGDNKKENMLDHDMLRTVVEKWHRKIHITVAECLSRDDYMSRRNAIIFLRSVVGEFPLVAGHGVDVSKRLEKIAKTETREDIKLAALSLLGHVTRTEVSWIEVYDFKPMKEEDRKVEMAKANKRVMARKKAIEDAKEKAALDVERREKESRESAKPEARDAQRDSRDLDKARDVESRVSSARSSRATSPRREREREREREREQRNKERIRDRERDPRDSRDLRDPRDGRDSRDARDSRDGRESRDGRDAREGRDSRDGRDSRDSRDSRDSRDSRDSRESDRKRRRGKEEPASLPAKPPVRPRGDGGSSRDGSSRDGSSRDQPPRDVPVRDAPRRFGDSENLSIESRMSRRAGGGESDTVPPPPPPPSGPRSSREREREARARERERDAASGAIPSRPARDRERERDQRNKERENDRERDRRRAEDPNRIQIGRAVRETRGGVSGSGGSAGSGSGSSRDAASRDSASRDGPSRDGSSRDNGSSRDPGSRDSSSRDNGSSSRSWNREPPREPRRGSSNGDGRFSSRKHSSSTQDDSRGEKRRRMGR